One segment of Herbaspirillum hiltneri N3 DNA contains the following:
- a CDS encoding winged helix-turn-helix domain-containing protein, whose amino-acid sequence MQLATEHLGYVQIDTINVIERSHHHILYTRIPEYRLRDLEQAQSVDKSVFEYWTHALAYVPTAEFRHFLPEMERRRLNPHASFAGVDEADYAALLRRIRKEGGLSIRDIDDDVLEEKTHPWGSRKPSKRALRWGFFIGDLVISKRTGMLKTYDLAGRHFDWSRRPAPVKEKQFAQYLLRRALKAQGMVSLDSICYGSVQAKPLVKELIAAAVKRKKLVAVHIEGAPRQQHWIEPALLDAAIEPASGERVHILSPFDPLVIQRKRLELFFDYEHRFEAYVPADKRVLGYFALPVLAGDRIVAALDLKMDRKSGKLLVQKWTWIEKKSRSLTAAIEKELHRFEQFQKQSMRS is encoded by the coding sequence GTGCAGTTGGCGACCGAGCATCTCGGTTATGTCCAGATCGACACCATCAACGTCATCGAACGCAGCCACCATCACATCCTGTACACGCGCATTCCGGAATACCGGCTGCGCGATCTGGAGCAGGCGCAGTCGGTGGACAAGTCGGTGTTCGAGTACTGGACGCATGCGCTGGCCTATGTGCCGACCGCGGAGTTCCGGCATTTCCTGCCGGAGATGGAACGGCGGCGCCTCAACCCGCACGCCTCTTTCGCCGGCGTGGACGAAGCCGATTACGCCGCGCTGCTCAGGCGCATCCGCAAGGAAGGCGGCTTGTCGATCCGCGACATCGACGACGACGTGCTGGAAGAAAAGACCCATCCCTGGGGCAGCCGCAAACCATCGAAGCGCGCGCTGCGATGGGGCTTCTTCATCGGCGACCTGGTGATCAGCAAGCGTACCGGCATGCTCAAGACCTACGATCTCGCCGGCCGTCATTTCGACTGGTCTCGACGCCCTGCTCCGGTGAAGGAAAAACAGTTCGCGCAATATCTGCTGCGGCGCGCACTCAAGGCACAGGGCATGGTCAGCCTGGATTCGATTTGCTACGGCAGCGTGCAGGCCAAGCCGCTGGTGAAGGAACTGATCGCCGCTGCCGTCAAGCGCAAGAAATTGGTCGCGGTGCATATCGAAGGTGCGCCCAGGCAGCAGCACTGGATCGAGCCGGCGCTGCTCGATGCCGCCATCGAGCCGGCATCCGGCGAACGCGTGCACATCCTCTCGCCCTTCGATCCGCTGGTGATCCAGCGCAAGCGGCTGGAACTGTTCTTCGATTACGAACACCGCTTCGAAGCCTATGTGCCAGCCGACAAACGCGTGCTCGGCTACTTCGCGCTGCCGGTGCTGGCGGGCGACCGCATCGTCGCGGCGCTCGATCTCAAGATGGATCGCAAGAGCGGCAAACTGCTGGTGCAGAAGTGGACCTGGATCGAGAAAAAATCCAGATCACTGACAGCGGCGATCGAGAAAGAACTGCACCGATTCGAGCAATTTCAGAAACAATCGATGCGATCCTGA
- a CDS encoding DoxX family protein, which yields MSTSTSTIAASRPNTPVAYYNRAVDRLAPLIGESLLALVARIAMAAVFFLSGRTKVSGFLTIKDSTYTLFEQEYKLPLLPPEIAAHLAAYAEHFFPLLLVLGLFTRSAALGLLGMTAVIEIFVYPDAWPTHLTWAGLLLLLVARGGGAWSLDRLFGIK from the coding sequence ATGTCCACTTCCACATCGACCATCGCCGCATCCAGGCCGAACACGCCGGTCGCTTACTACAACCGTGCCGTCGACCGCCTGGCGCCGCTGATCGGCGAGTCGCTACTGGCATTGGTGGCGCGCATCGCGATGGCCGCCGTGTTCTTCTTGTCGGGCCGCACCAAGGTCAGCGGATTCCTGACCATCAAGGACAGCACCTACACGCTGTTCGAGCAGGAATACAAGCTGCCGCTGCTGCCGCCGGAAATCGCCGCGCACCTGGCCGCCTATGCGGAACATTTCTTCCCGTTGCTGCTGGTGCTGGGCCTGTTCACGCGCTCGGCGGCACTGGGGCTGCTGGGCATGACCGCGGTGATCGAGATCTTCGTCTATCCCGATGCCTGGCCGACGCACCTGACCTGGGCCGGCTTGCTGCTGTTGCTGGTCGCGCGCGGCGGCGGCGCCTGGTCGCTGGATCGCCTGTTCGGCATCAAATAA
- a CDS encoding TetR/AcrR family transcriptional regulator, protein MARPREFDEAAALDAAVQCFWTRGYEATSVRELADSMGITGASLYNAFGDKRALYRRALDRYVEQSFLDRVGRFENHMPPRAAIAAFFDEIIRRSLADKDRKGCMLVNSALEVAPHDPEFQRVVADVLVQVESFFRRCVAAGQGDGSISSAQSAHDMGRFLLSTLLGIRVLARTRPERALLEGLVRPVAALLDP, encoded by the coding sequence ATGGCACGACCACGCGAATTCGACGAAGCAGCGGCGCTTGACGCCGCCGTCCAGTGCTTCTGGACCCGCGGCTACGAAGCCACCTCGGTGCGCGAGCTGGCCGACAGCATGGGCATCACCGGCGCCAGTCTCTACAACGCCTTCGGCGACAAGCGCGCCCTGTACCGGCGCGCGCTGGACCGCTATGTCGAACAGAGCTTCCTCGACCGCGTTGGCCGGTTCGAGAACCACATGCCGCCGCGCGCCGCCATCGCCGCCTTCTTCGACGAGATCATCAGGCGTTCGCTGGCCGACAAGGATCGCAAGGGCTGCATGCTGGTCAATTCGGCGCTTGAAGTCGCGCCGCACGATCCCGAATTCCAGCGCGTGGTCGCCGACGTGCTGGTGCAGGTGGAATCCTTCTTTCGCCGTTGCGTCGCCGCTGGCCAGGGCGACGGCAGCATTTCCTCCGCGCAGTCGGCGCACGATATGGGACGCTTCCTGCTGAGCACCTTGCTCGGCATCCGCGTATTGGCGCGCACTCGTCCCGAGCGCGCCTTGCTCGAAGGACTGGTGCGACCGGTCGCCGCCTTGCTCGATCCCTGA
- a CDS encoding HvfC/BufC N-terminal domain-containing protein, giving the protein MNGIGDFQRDFIRAIYGVGSGDAASSLSALTSQPGFKVYRNTVLKASVDALAANYPTIVRLVGDEWFRSAALIHACAEPPESVCLIEYGQGFAGFLDGFGPAADLPYLGDVARLDRCWTECHVAADEAALDSSMLAALSEADLLRSALHPRASVRWRWAPSQPAFSIWQANRAQRALAGQLDWSGEGALLSRIDGQVAWQAASRGMCVFLDACAAGDDLQSATGQAVAAEPELDVAHLLGTLISAQAFASPFSITSTTSATD; this is encoded by the coding sequence ATGAACGGCATCGGCGACTTCCAGCGTGACTTCATCCGGGCCATCTATGGTGTCGGCTCGGGCGACGCAGCGTCATCTCTGTCGGCATTGACTTCGCAGCCCGGCTTCAAGGTCTATCGCAACACCGTTCTCAAAGCCAGTGTCGATGCGCTCGCCGCGAACTATCCGACCATCGTGCGATTGGTCGGCGACGAATGGTTTCGCTCGGCCGCGCTCATCCACGCCTGCGCCGAGCCGCCTGAAAGCGTTTGCCTGATCGAATACGGCCAAGGCTTCGCCGGCTTCCTCGATGGATTTGGGCCGGCCGCGGACTTGCCGTATCTCGGAGACGTTGCGCGTCTCGACCGTTGCTGGACCGAATGCCACGTCGCCGCCGACGAAGCGGCACTGGATTCTTCCATGCTTGCCGCATTGAGCGAAGCCGATCTGCTGCGCAGCGCCTTGCACCCGCGCGCAAGCGTGCGCTGGCGCTGGGCGCCGTCACAGCCGGCGTTTTCCATCTGGCAAGCCAACCGCGCACAGCGTGCACTTGCCGGCCAGCTGGACTGGAGCGGCGAGGGCGCCTTGCTCAGCCGCATCGACGGCCAGGTCGCGTGGCAAGCCGCAAGCCGGGGCATGTGCGTCTTTCTCGATGCCTGCGCCGCCGGCGATGACTTGCAGAGCGCCACCGGCCAGGCGGTCGCCGCCGAACCGGAGCTCGACGTCGCGCATCTGCTCGGCACGCTGATCAGCGCGCAGGCGTTTGCTTCTCCCTTTTCAATTACCTCAACCACTTCAGCTACCGACTGA
- a CDS encoding sigma-70 family RNA polymerase sigma factor, which yields MKRLTTTAETDPGKSVEERLKTLLLAGLDGDETAYHAFLGELSGRLRAYVRKRLFHLHDEVEDIVQETLLAVHNARHTYRAEEPLTAWVYAIARYKLMDFLRMRSRHDAFNEPLDDYVDIFSSSDEEPANDAKRDIGVLLEQLPDKQRLPIMHVKLQGMSVTETAQLTGLSESAVKIGIHRGLKSLAAKIRLFS from the coding sequence ATGAAGCGACTGACGACAACAGCAGAAACCGATCCGGGGAAGTCCGTCGAAGAGCGTCTGAAGACGCTGCTTCTGGCCGGACTGGACGGCGATGAAACCGCCTATCACGCCTTTCTCGGCGAACTCAGCGGCCGCCTGCGCGCCTATGTGAGGAAGCGCCTGTTTCATCTGCACGACGAGGTCGAGGATATCGTCCAGGAAACCTTGCTGGCCGTGCACAACGCGCGCCACACCTATCGCGCGGAAGAACCTCTGACGGCATGGGTCTATGCCATCGCGCGCTACAAGCTGATGGATTTCCTGCGCATGCGCTCGCGCCACGACGCCTTCAACGAGCCGCTGGACGACTATGTCGACATCTTCTCCAGCTCCGACGAAGAACCGGCCAACGATGCCAAGCGCGACATCGGCGTGCTGCTGGAGCAACTGCCTGACAAGCAGCGCCTGCCGATCATGCACGTCAAGCTGCAAGGCATGTCGGTGACGGAAACCGCACAACTGACCGGCTTGTCCGAATCCGCCGTTAAAATAGGCATACACCGCGGCCTCAAATCGCTGGCTGCAAAGATAAGATTGTTTTCATGA
- the bufB gene encoding MNIO family bufferin maturase has translation MKATLGAGLGLKPQHFDEALQCTQDDMWFEVHPENYLMAGGPRLAWLEAVRSRHPLSLHGVSLSFAGEAPPDERHLSRLAALMRRVEPALISEHLAWSTLDGRYYPDLLPVPRTSAVLARTAANIRRAQDHLQHRIAIENPSHYLRMDNHDWSETDFLDELVRRSGCGLLVDINNVCVSAHNIGYDARTYLDNLPAEAILEIHLAGHGIDADGGAGVPLLIDSHDAPVAEAVWTLYRHLIDRIGERPTLIERDDKIPGFAELLAERNQAQDILTAQGALK, from the coding sequence ATGAAAGCGACACTGGGTGCGGGCCTGGGCCTGAAGCCGCAGCATTTCGACGAAGCGCTGCAGTGCACGCAAGACGACATGTGGTTTGAAGTCCATCCCGAGAACTACCTGATGGCGGGCGGTCCGCGGCTGGCATGGCTGGAAGCGGTACGCAGCCGCCATCCGCTCTCGCTGCACGGGGTGTCGCTTTCATTTGCGGGCGAAGCGCCGCCCGACGAACGCCATCTCAGCCGCCTGGCTGCATTGATGCGTCGCGTCGAGCCGGCGCTGATTTCCGAACATCTGGCCTGGTCGACGCTGGACGGGCGCTATTATCCCGACCTGTTGCCGGTGCCGCGCACCAGCGCCGTGCTGGCGCGCACGGCCGCCAATATCCGGCGCGCGCAGGATCACTTGCAACATCGCATCGCCATCGAGAATCCGTCGCACTATCTGCGCATGGACAATCACGACTGGAGCGAAACCGATTTCCTCGACGAGCTGGTCCGCCGCAGCGGCTGCGGCTTGCTGGTCGACATCAATAACGTCTGCGTCAGCGCCCACAACATCGGTTACGACGCCCGCACCTATCTCGACAACCTGCCTGCCGAGGCGATCCTGGAGATCCATCTGGCCGGTCACGGCATCGACGCCGATGGCGGCGCCGGTGTTCCTCTGCTGATCGATTCGCACGATGCGCCGGTCGCCGAGGCGGTCTGGACGTTGTATCGGCATCTGATCGACCGCATCGGCGAGCGGCCGACGCTGATCGAGCGCGACGACAAGATTCCCGGTTTTGCCGAACTGCTTGCCGAACGCAATCAGGCGCAGGACATCCTGACGGCGCAAGGAGCGCTGAAATGA
- a CDS encoding DUF1109 domain-containing protein, producing MKTPDLVSMLATGTTRSDPDILSKRLGLALLSGLLGASALLVAAYGIRGDMPELLTTPWFWVKVSFPLAVLVSAQGVTARLARPGALLGAQRLILLALPVLAIWLASIGFLLLAPPSLRLALVLGSTWQVCSLNIALLSLPTFLSMFWAMRGLAPTRLMLTGASIGLVAGAQGVVVYTLYCTEMAMPFWGVWYVIGMLAPTAAGALLGPRLLRW from the coding sequence ATGAAAACACCTGATCTGGTGTCCATGCTGGCAACCGGAACCACGCGCAGCGATCCCGACATATTGAGCAAGCGCCTGGGACTGGCGCTGCTGAGCGGCCTGCTGGGCGCCTCCGCGCTGCTGGTGGCCGCCTACGGCATACGCGGCGACATGCCGGAATTGCTGACGACGCCCTGGTTCTGGGTCAAGGTGTCGTTTCCGCTGGCGGTGCTGGTGTCGGCACAGGGCGTCACCGCCCGGCTGGCGCGTCCGGGCGCCTTGCTCGGGGCGCAGCGACTGATCCTGCTGGCCCTGCCGGTACTGGCGATCTGGCTGGCCAGCATCGGCTTCCTGCTGCTGGCGCCGCCATCGCTGCGGCTGGCGCTGGTGCTGGGATCGACCTGGCAAGTGTGCTCATTGAATATCGCGCTGCTGTCGCTGCCGACTTTCCTGTCGATGTTCTGGGCCATGCGCGGACTGGCGCCGACGCGGCTGATGCTGACCGGGGCCAGCATCGGGCTGGTGGCCGGCGCCCAGGGCGTGGTGGTCTACACCTTGTATTGCACGGAAATGGCGATGCCGTTCTGGGGCGTCTGGTATGTGATCGGCATGCTGGCGCCGACGGCGGCGGGCGCCCTGCTCGGCCCGCGCCTGTTACGCTGGTAG
- a CDS encoding BufA1 family periplasmic bufferin-type metallophore, translating to MNTIKLATAAFTLAALTSGIAMAQNAPAAAKTAVEKCYGVSLAGQNDCKAGEGTTCAGTAKMDYQGNAWKNVPAGTCTSIKTPKGMGSLNAV from the coding sequence ATGAACACCATCAAACTCGCTACCGCCGCTTTCACCCTGGCCGCCCTGACATCCGGCATCGCCATGGCGCAAAACGCACCGGCCGCCGCCAAGACCGCAGTTGAGAAATGCTATGGCGTCTCGCTGGCCGGCCAGAACGATTGCAAGGCAGGCGAAGGCACCACCTGCGCCGGCACCGCCAAGATGGACTACCAGGGCAACGCCTGGAAGAATGTCCCGGCCGGCACCTGCACCAGCATCAAGACGCCGAAGGGCATGGGTTCCCTGAACGCGGTCTGA
- a CDS encoding DUF1109 domain-containing protein — MKTDDFISMLATGVKPVDRHVQARRFAQAIIVGGTGAFILMVLRFGIRPDISTMLVTPLFWFKMAFPFSVAVASLWLLARLSRPGAGVGKRWLAPAAPVLVIWIAALAVLAAAPDSERLNLIMGFTWRRCPFNIALLSLPCGATIVWAVRQLAPTRLRAAGAMAGLLAGAVATVAYCLHCPEMGVPFWGIWYLAGMLIPAVTGWLLGPALLRW, encoded by the coding sequence ATGAAGACGGACGATTTCATTTCCATGCTCGCTACCGGCGTCAAGCCGGTGGATCGTCACGTGCAGGCCAGGCGTTTTGCGCAGGCCATCATCGTCGGCGGCACGGGCGCGTTCATCCTGATGGTGCTGCGCTTCGGCATCCGTCCGGATATCTCTACGATGCTGGTGACGCCGCTGTTCTGGTTCAAGATGGCTTTTCCCTTTTCGGTGGCGGTCGCTTCGCTGTGGCTGCTGGCGCGCCTGAGCCGCCCCGGCGCAGGCGTGGGCAAGCGCTGGCTGGCGCCGGCTGCGCCGGTGCTGGTGATCTGGATCGCCGCGCTGGCGGTGCTGGCCGCGGCGCCGGACAGCGAACGCCTGAACCTGATCATGGGCTTCACCTGGCGCCGTTGCCCGTTCAATATCGCGCTGCTGTCATTACCGTGCGGCGCGACCATCGTCTGGGCGGTGCGCCAGCTGGCGCCCACCCGCCTGCGAGCGGCCGGCGCCATGGCTGGCCTGCTGGCGGGAGCGGTGGCGACCGTCGCCTATTGCCTCCACTGTCCGGAAATGGGCGTGCCGTTCTGGGGGATCTGGTATCTCGCCGGCATGTTGATTCCCGCCGTGACGGGGTGGCTGCTGGGACCGGCGTTGCTGCGCTGGTAG
- a CDS encoding methyl-accepting chemotaxis protein, which translates to MFATLKIRTSLLFVLGIFSLALWTAVFIAWTDARLSARAMNELIELSDRQIQPLHEVERLFQSTLINMDNAYINLVRGDQVKANDYTRKASTALQEAKKTFDAYRKGDKSEAGLAERSRQVGGAYDAYTKVLEAREVALYDVSLDAYAAATTSAEDADRMFAATLRKVITHAESVRDRLSADSERRYAIAAYLAGGLFVFSLLLVGLYWMLFARVLLRPLATTGRHFDRIAGGDLSAPVEGASSNEIGVLLGALQRMQQGLVETVSSIRSGTEDVNRSAGDIAHGNIDLAARTEQQASSLEETAATLEQLSAAVKQNAENTLHTNRLAATAAGDAVKGGELMMRIVGTMDQVSSSASKISEIVSVIDGIAFQTNILALNAAVEAARAGTQGRGFAVVATEVRSLALRSAEAAKEVKVLIGESAACIDLASAQVMETGRAMEQIVTSVNTVMNTMNDISVATQEQAEGLEQVSRVVVEMDKSTQENAALVDHTAAAANALTRQAGSLLESVSVFSIDTAEPLPPETPLLAPGLSQPDREPAAASMRALGYDRARA; encoded by the coding sequence ATGTTCGCCACACTGAAGATCCGCACCAGCCTGCTGTTCGTCCTCGGCATTTTTTCGTTGGCGTTATGGACGGCGGTGTTTATCGCCTGGACCGACGCCCGCCTGTCGGCGCGCGCCATGAATGAGCTGATCGAATTGTCCGATCGGCAGATCCAGCCGCTGCACGAAGTCGAGCGGCTGTTTCAGTCGACCCTGATCAACATGGACAACGCCTACATCAACCTGGTGCGCGGCGATCAGGTCAAGGCCAACGACTACACCCGCAAGGCCTCGACCGCATTGCAGGAAGCCAAGAAAACCTTCGATGCCTATCGCAAGGGCGACAAGTCCGAAGCCGGGCTGGCGGAGCGTTCGCGACAGGTCGGCGGCGCCTACGACGCCTACACCAAGGTGCTGGAAGCGCGCGAGGTAGCCCTGTACGATGTCTCGCTTGACGCCTATGCCGCCGCGACCACCAGCGCCGAAGACGCCGACCGCATGTTCGCCGCCACGCTGCGCAAGGTCATCACCCATGCCGAATCGGTGCGCGACCGGCTGAGCGCCGATTCCGAACGCCGCTATGCCATCGCCGCCTATCTGGCCGGCGGCCTGTTCGTCTTTTCACTGTTGCTGGTCGGCTTGTACTGGATGCTGTTCGCGCGCGTGCTGTTGCGTCCGCTGGCGACCACCGGCAGGCATTTCGACCGGATCGCTGGCGGCGACCTGAGCGCGCCCGTGGAAGGCGCATCCAGCAATGAAATAGGCGTGCTGCTCGGTGCCCTGCAACGGATGCAGCAAGGTCTGGTGGAAACCGTCTCATCGATCCGCAGCGGCACCGAGGACGTCAATCGCAGTGCGGGTGACATCGCCCACGGCAACATCGATCTGGCCGCACGTACCGAACAGCAGGCTTCCTCGCTGGAGGAAACCGCGGCGACGCTCGAACAACTGTCCGCCGCCGTCAAGCAGAACGCCGAGAACACGCTCCACACCAACCGGCTGGCCGCCACTGCCGCCGGCGACGCCGTCAAGGGTGGGGAACTGATGATGCGCATCGTCGGCACCATGGATCAAGTCTCCAGCAGCGCCAGCAAGATTTCGGAGATCGTCAGCGTGATCGATGGCATCGCCTTCCAGACCAATATCCTCGCGCTCAACGCCGCCGTCGAGGCGGCCCGTGCCGGCACTCAGGGGCGCGGATTCGCGGTGGTCGCCACGGAAGTGCGCTCGCTGGCGTTGCGCAGCGCCGAGGCAGCCAAGGAGGTGAAAGTGCTGATCGGGGAATCGGCCGCCTGCATCGATCTGGCCTCGGCGCAGGTGATGGAAACCGGCCGCGCGATGGAACAGATCGTCACCTCCGTCAACACGGTGATGAACACCATGAACGACATCTCCGTCGCCACCCAAGAACAGGCGGAAGGCCTGGAGCAGGTCAGCCGGGTTGTGGTCGAAATGGACAAATCCACGCAAGAAAATGCCGCGCTGGTCGACCATACGGCCGCGGCGGCGAATGCCTTGACGCGCCAGGCTGGCAGTCTGTTGGAATCGGTATCGGTGTTCAGTATCGACACCGCCGAACCGTTGCCGCCGGAGACGCCTTTGCTTGCGCCAGGGCTGTCGCAGCCGGATCGCGAACCAGCAGCGGCGTCAATGCGCGCGTTGGGCTATGACCGCGCTCGCGCCTGA